The following proteins are encoded in a genomic region of Spirosoma sp. SC4-14:
- a CDS encoding aminopeptidase P N-terminal domain-containing protein produces MRYLPIDKQLFVTNRQRLSRLLKPKSLVVVNANDIMPTNADGTMTFRQNNDLFYLTGVDQEETQLVLFPDHPDPKFREVLFLRETSELIEIWEGHKLTKAEAEQTTGIPQKQIYWTHQFEQIFIQMVFEAEHTYLNTNEHTRAGVEVQSRDARFINEFKQKYPLHHLERLAPLMHYLRAIKQPQEVPLIQTAIDITEKMFRRLLGFIKPGVWEYEIEAEMMHEYLRNRSRGSAYSPIIASGANACVLHYIDNSQQCQDGDVILLDIGAEYANYNADMTRSVPVNGRFTERQRAVYDAVLRVMKEAKQLLRPGNLWDEYHREVGKIMESELIELGLLDRQDVEKQDPDAPLYKKYFMHGTSHFLGLDVHDVGNKYRKMEAGMVFTVEPGIYIPAEKLGIRLENNVIITETGNVDLMANIPLEAEEIEELMNA; encoded by the coding sequence ATGCGTTACCTGCCCATTGATAAGCAACTTTTTGTTACCAACCGTCAACGGTTGTCGCGTTTACTGAAACCCAAATCACTGGTTGTTGTAAACGCCAATGATATTATGCCCACCAACGCCGACGGGACTATGACGTTTCGGCAAAACAACGATTTATTTTACCTGACGGGTGTTGATCAGGAAGAAACCCAACTCGTTTTATTTCCTGACCACCCCGATCCTAAATTTCGGGAGGTATTGTTTCTGCGTGAAACCAGCGAACTGATTGAAATCTGGGAGGGACATAAGCTAACGAAAGCCGAAGCAGAACAAACAACAGGAATTCCGCAAAAGCAAATCTACTGGACGCATCAGTTCGAACAGATTTTTATTCAGATGGTTTTTGAGGCTGAGCACACATATCTGAATACGAATGAACACACCCGCGCTGGTGTTGAGGTTCAGAGCCGTGATGCCCGGTTTATTAACGAATTCAAACAGAAGTACCCACTTCATCATCTGGAACGCCTGGCCCCTTTGATGCATTATCTGCGGGCTATCAAGCAGCCACAGGAAGTACCACTTATTCAGACGGCTATCGATATTACCGAAAAAATGTTCCGCCGATTGCTGGGCTTCATTAAACCTGGGGTGTGGGAATATGAAATTGAGGCCGAAATGATGCACGAATACCTGCGTAACCGGTCGCGGGGATCAGCCTACTCCCCCATTATTGCATCGGGAGCCAATGCCTGTGTGCTTCATTATATCGATAACAGTCAGCAATGTCAGGATGGAGATGTGATTCTGCTCGATATTGGAGCCGAATATGCAAACTACAATGCCGACATGACCCGCTCGGTACCCGTTAACGGGCGATTTACAGAACGCCAGCGTGCTGTTTACGATGCGGTACTGCGCGTGATGAAAGAAGCCAAACAACTACTTCGCCCTGGTAATCTCTGGGACGAGTATCACCGGGAGGTTGGCAAAATAATGGAGTCAGAATTAATAGAATTGGGCTTACTGGACCGCCAGGACGTTGAGAAACAGGACCCCGACGCACCTTTGTACAAGAAATATTTCATGCATGGCACGTCGCATTTTCTGGGCCTCGATGTGCATGATGTTGGCAACAAATACCGAAAAATGGAGGCTGGAATGGTATTTACGGTAGAGCCGGGTATTTATATTCCCGCCGAAAAGCTCGGCATTCGATTGGAAAATAATGTAATCATTACCGAAACGGGCAATGTAGACCTAATGGCTAATATCCCGCTTGAAGCCGAAGAAATTGAAGAACTGATGAATGCATAA
- a CDS encoding glycosyl hydrolase 108 family protein produces the protein MADFNKAFDLTMSNEGGLANHPSDKGGLTYKGITSRDWPNWPGWVQVNNARRQTGDTDKINRILANDAELQLNVRKFYKLNYWDVNKLDQFDNQAIAEEVFDTGVNCGWKTAAMMLQRTLNLLNIVQTLYPNIVVDGAIGPKTLELVNKHPRPKEVLKVLNGLQFARYVGIAENEESQEVFFRSWLSRVVMAA, from the coding sequence ATGGCGGACTTTAACAAAGCATTCGATCTGACGATGAGTAACGAGGGCGGCTTGGCGAACCACCCGTCCGATAAAGGAGGCCTCACCTACAAAGGCATAACGAGTCGCGACTGGCCGAATTGGCCCGGCTGGGTGCAGGTCAACAACGCCCGCAGGCAAACCGGCGATACCGATAAAATTAACCGGATTCTTGCCAATGATGCCGAACTACAGCTTAACGTGCGAAAGTTCTATAAGCTGAATTACTGGGACGTTAACAAGTTGGATCAATTCGATAATCAGGCTATCGCGGAGGAAGTGTTCGATACGGGCGTGAATTGCGGCTGGAAAACGGCGGCTATGATGCTACAGCGGACATTGAACCTGTTGAACATTGTACAAACGCTATATCCGAATATTGTGGTCGACGGAGCCATTGGACCGAAAACACTGGAGCTGGTCAATAAGCATCCACGGCCGAAAGAGGTACTGAAAGTGCTCAATGGCTTGCAGTTTGCGCGATACGTAGGGATTGCCGAAAACGAAGAGTCGCAGGAAGTGTTCTTCAGGAGCTGGCTTAGCCGCGTGGTAATGGCAGCATAA
- a CDS encoding site-specific integrase, whose protein sequence is MSRPTIRFCLKAEPNRHGNHVVRLRITSQRVSRFIATTVEIKPNQLNPRPSPENRNWIRSTPFKEEYNLALDVLWKRAVAVISDVDHTATAEQIKERILALISDEAPKPLVEPVDFIVYAESFIKRRGESGTTDTYKNAVGAFKKFCGKPSLMFDEITMLLLKEWRAWLQQKYTGNTPWLYHLRMKTIAFEAVEDLPDLPSTAFADAFRRVKIPKKRTVKQRLYPDEIERLANLDLMWNSSLRRTRDTSLLMYYAHGMRVGDALRLRASNYVIVTGPNGEEQHRLIYTMTKTKKPKNVLLPPVAVALLKPYREACTSPQDTLFPFLRRIIDAGYTEYRFSQKVIIAAVQMRVDLQRLAKKAKIDKPLSPHVFRHSFADFARRSGLPVTRIKDALGHDQLTTTQGYMEDLDQLSVDEVADLFD, encoded by the coding sequence ATGAGCCGTCCAACTATCCGTTTTTGTCTGAAGGCAGAACCCAACCGTCATGGCAATCACGTTGTACGGCTCCGCATTACTTCCCAGCGAGTTAGTCGATTTATTGCCACAACGGTTGAAATAAAACCGAATCAACTCAATCCAAGACCAAGCCCAGAAAACAGAAACTGGATTCGGTCAACTCCATTTAAAGAAGAATACAACCTGGCGCTTGATGTGCTGTGGAAGCGGGCGGTTGCTGTGATCAGCGATGTAGATCACACGGCGACCGCCGAACAGATCAAGGAGCGGATATTAGCCTTAATCTCGGATGAGGCCCCTAAACCCTTAGTCGAACCCGTCGATTTTATTGTCTATGCTGAAAGCTTCATCAAAAGGCGTGGCGAATCGGGCACTACGGATACCTATAAAAACGCAGTTGGTGCCTTTAAAAAGTTCTGCGGTAAGCCATCGCTGATGTTTGATGAAATAACAATGCTACTGCTAAAGGAGTGGCGAGCCTGGTTACAGCAAAAGTATACAGGGAATACGCCGTGGCTTTACCACTTGCGAATGAAAACAATCGCCTTCGAAGCAGTTGAAGACCTGCCCGATCTGCCCAGTACGGCTTTTGCCGATGCATTCCGGCGCGTAAAGATCCCCAAAAAGCGGACCGTCAAACAACGATTATATCCCGACGAAATTGAAAGGTTGGCCAACCTCGATTTAATGTGGAATAGCAGCTTACGACGAACCCGCGATACATCGCTACTGATGTATTATGCGCATGGTATGCGGGTGGGTGATGCGCTCAGGCTACGGGCTTCAAATTATGTGATTGTGACGGGCCCCAATGGTGAGGAGCAGCATCGGCTCATTTACACCATGACCAAAACCAAGAAGCCGAAAAACGTTTTGCTGCCACCGGTTGCCGTGGCTCTATTGAAACCATACCGGGAGGCCTGCACCTCACCACAGGATACGCTTTTCCCGTTTCTGCGTCGCATTATCGACGCCGGTTATACTGAATATCGGTTTTCGCAGAAAGTCATCATTGCAGCCGTCCAAATGCGGGTTGATCTCCAGCGCCTGGCCAAAAAAGCCAAAATAGACAAACCGCTATCACCGCACGTTTTCAGGCATAGCTTTGCGGACTTTGCCCGTCGATCCGGCTTGCCGGTTACGCGTATAAAAGATGCGCTGGGGCATGATCAACTGACGACAACGCAAGGATACATGGAAGACTTAGACCAATTGTCAGTCGATGAGGTCGCTGATTTATTCGATTAG
- a CDS encoding helix-turn-helix domain-containing protein — protein MDSLWIDEEIMALKRTPAERFLLARICYRAGMNPAGICVDSNKELSQAIDIHPQTVSDLVRTLEKAGLISTKIFPEKKNLRTIQPIRKILIPYKNKADRYKEKADSDYKEFPYSPSESDMPLSGNSLDPIRKNLRPYKEIPDSLYKDRELIENSEENPIASSSSSGAGEAVGMNQSNLPAEEKPPTPPVAAAPLSPKKKYGDGKLQELVKRFIRDNPDKYPVEMYVNFLEKWTAKVDNATNSAHIGQELWYTQDKFILKSRLENWYPGYLKDQQKQQNEPATRNTQSNHSAGQKGTSISGKQSKKLALIPPGSLSRVGQNRGNADRSGDGRTVRIDVE, from the coding sequence GTGGATAGCCTGTGGATTGATGAGGAAATAATGGCGCTCAAGCGTACACCAGCGGAACGGTTTCTACTAGCCCGGATCTGTTACCGGGCTGGTATGAATCCGGCTGGCATTTGCGTGGACAGCAACAAAGAATTGTCGCAGGCCATCGACATACACCCGCAAACGGTCTCAGACCTGGTTCGGACGTTGGAAAAAGCCGGACTGATCAGTACGAAAATCTTTCCCGAAAAGAAAAATCTACGTACGATCCAGCCTATAAGGAAAATCCTTATACCATACAAAAACAAGGCAGATCGGTATAAGGAAAAAGCTGATAGTGACTATAAGGAATTTCCTTATAGTCCTTCAGAAAGCGATATGCCACTATCAGGAAATTCCTTAGACCCTATAAGGAAAAACCTTAGACCCTATAAGGAAATTCCTGATAGCTTATATAAGGATAGAGAACTAATAGAGAACTCTGAAGAGAACCCTATAGCTTCCTCTTCCTCCTCTGGTGCGGGCGAAGCGGTTGGAATGAATCAATCAAACCTACCGGCTGAAGAAAAGCCCCCAACCCCCCCTGTTGCGGCCGCCCCCCTTTCCCCCAAAAAGAAGTACGGCGACGGGAAGTTGCAGGAACTCGTGAAGCGATTCATTCGCGATAATCCTGATAAGTACCCAGTCGAGATGTACGTCAATTTTCTGGAAAAGTGGACGGCGAAGGTCGACAACGCAACGAACTCAGCGCACATCGGACAGGAGCTCTGGTACACTCAGGACAAATTCATTTTGAAGTCCCGATTGGAAAACTGGTACCCAGGCTATCTCAAAGACCAACAAAAACAACAAAATGAACCAGCAACTCGCAATACGCAATCAAACCATAGTGCTGGCCAGAAAGGAACCAGCATTTCAGGTAAGCAAAGTAAAAAGCTTGCCCTTATCCCCCCAGGCAGCCTTAGCCGTGTCGGCCAAAATAGAGGGAACGCGGATCGGTCAGGCGACGGACGAACAGTTAGAATCGATGTGGAATGA
- a CDS encoding LytTR family transcriptional regulator DNA-binding domain-containing protein yields the protein MAHPQLRDKEPPGYIMLPALGLTAINDIFGFISDTPYVRVQLRGHFEPVLITEPLRYFEKRLPHFRRISRSRLINPDLL from the coding sequence ATGGCGCATCCTCAATTACGTGACAAAGAGCCGCCAGGATACATTATGCTGCCCGCACTTGGGCTGACGGCTATCAACGACATTTTTGGCTTCATCAGCGATACTCCCTATGTACGCGTTCAGCTTAGAGGTCATTTCGAGCCTGTACTAATCACAGAACCGCTCAGGTACTTCGAAAAGCGACTTCCCCATTTCAGACGCATATCGCGCAGCCGCCTGATCAATCCAGACTTACTCTAA
- a CDS encoding DUF4494 domain-containing protein, with protein sequence MPKWFLGKIRYQQPIDDANVGTRNDQFIRQQSVTEHYLIDAVSYTEAEKRLYEVVPANTPDFEVTGISRMKLADVFNHEEGGETWYKVKAMFITEDERTGKQKKSPSVMLVNGENPKQAYERVELSLKTALDPFEITDVNTTKILEIFPYDAEEGRNLRPLSEAVGSD encoded by the coding sequence ATGCCTAAATGGTTCCTCGGAAAAATCCGCTACCAACAACCCATCGACGACGCAAACGTCGGAACCCGTAATGATCAGTTCATTCGTCAGCAGTCTGTAACAGAACACTATCTAATTGATGCTGTCAGCTACACAGAAGCCGAAAAACGGCTTTACGAAGTAGTGCCGGCCAATACGCCAGATTTTGAAGTAACAGGCATTTCTCGAATGAAACTCGCTGACGTCTTCAACCATGAAGAGGGTGGCGAAACCTGGTATAAGGTTAAGGCCATGTTTATAACTGAAGACGAACGGACCGGAAAACAGAAGAAATCGCCCAGTGTGATGCTCGTGAATGGCGAGAATCCTAAACAGGCTTACGAACGAGTGGAGTTGAGCCTGAAAACCGCCCTCGATCCCTTCGAGATCACGGACGTGAATACAACGAAAATCCTGGAGATTTTCCCCTATGATGCAGAAGAAGGGCGCAACCTGCGGCCACTGAGCGAAGCCGTCGGATCGGATTAA
- a CDS encoding S24 family peptidase produces MQNPSNLLEVPHHIPNSDRKERLKTVLKMHFDNKALTMSEKTGLSTPDVSRLLSDKYKLRARLQKFELIKNITGVSVDWLESGKAPMYLDDDARSKPRPTDSELFAKFMATSPVGINELARRMNRSPSTVSSYQEPTRILSEDIKTEIVAGLGVSYDEVFGRGVRRDLVPGEPIDEIEYVELPMVPLKVRGGSDVARYWQNPTQTYRIPKKDIPPGPPRDWWIIEVNGDSMGDRLPSGSRVLAYRLSKESDWRLAPARVWAIQYGEEFVIKRVRANNLERDKGLLLYSDNPPPDPFFVAAEDIHQIWIVRKRFIEDEVY; encoded by the coding sequence GTGCAAAACCCGAGCAACCTGTTAGAAGTGCCCCATCATATTCCAAACTCCGATCGAAAAGAGCGGCTGAAAACAGTGCTGAAAATGCATTTTGACAATAAAGCCCTTACGATGTCTGAGAAAACCGGGCTTTCGACTCCCGATGTCTCCAGGCTTCTTTCGGATAAGTATAAACTTCGTGCACGCCTACAAAAATTTGAACTCATAAAGAATATTACAGGCGTATCGGTCGACTGGCTTGAATCGGGCAAGGCGCCAATGTATCTCGATGATGATGCCCGGTCAAAACCTCGCCCGACGGATAGTGAGTTATTTGCCAAATTCATGGCGACCTCACCTGTAGGGATTAATGAACTGGCCAGGCGGATGAATCGGAGCCCGTCAACGGTCAGTAGTTATCAGGAACCGACACGGATACTATCCGAAGATATTAAAACGGAAATTGTCGCTGGGCTCGGTGTTTCCTATGATGAGGTATTTGGCCGTGGTGTACGTCGTGACTTAGTACCTGGCGAACCTATCGATGAGATTGAGTATGTAGAACTGCCCATGGTGCCCCTTAAAGTTCGTGGCGGCTCTGACGTGGCCAGATACTGGCAGAATCCTACCCAAACGTATCGCATTCCAAAAAAAGATATTCCACCCGGTCCGCCACGTGATTGGTGGATCATCGAGGTCAATGGTGACAGCATGGGTGACAGATTACCTTCGGGCTCCCGAGTTCTGGCCTATCGGTTGTCCAAAGAAAGCGACTGGCGGCTTGCTCCCGCTCGTGTGTGGGCGATTCAATATGGAGAGGAATTTGTCATTAAGCGCGTAAGGGCGAATAATCTGGAACGCGACAAGGGCCTGCTCCTATATTCTGATAACCCGCCACCAGATCCATTCTTTGTAGCCGCCGAGGATATTCACCAAATCTGGATTGTCAGGAAAAGATTTATTGAAGACGAAGTATACTAG
- a CDS encoding helix-turn-helix domain-containing protein, translating to MTMERILRAMGDVMAERGTEKAGINAVAEKAGVNKVLIYRYFGGWNGLLEAYVQRGFFLSMFNEKFLDAVPDNLPAENRSKVWSEYTIQFMREFRTRKPSQELIRWEMSHGETELARRLAEFRDNSYKKLVDRLAPYSDYDPIAITSLMVAAVTHIVLTSTQRDHIGDIDLRTDAGWERLETAIRRIYSSLNIALERETAKKAEMK from the coding sequence ATGACCATGGAGCGCATCTTGCGGGCAATGGGTGATGTGATGGCAGAGCGAGGAACTGAAAAAGCCGGTATTAATGCCGTAGCCGAAAAAGCCGGTGTTAATAAAGTCCTCATCTACCGATACTTTGGTGGCTGGAATGGCTTGTTGGAAGCGTACGTACAACGCGGATTCTTCCTCTCTATGTTTAATGAGAAGTTTCTGGATGCAGTACCCGACAATTTGCCTGCCGAAAACCGAAGCAAAGTGTGGTCTGAGTACACGATCCAGTTCATGCGTGAATTTCGCACTCGGAAACCATCGCAGGAATTGATCCGCTGGGAAATGAGCCATGGCGAAACCGAACTCGCCCGTCGGTTGGCCGAATTCCGTGACAACTCATACAAAAAACTGGTAGATCGGTTGGCTCCCTATTCTGACTACGACCCGATTGCGATTACGAGCCTGATGGTTGCCGCTGTTACCCACATTGTCTTAACCAGCACCCAACGCGACCATATTGGCGATATTGACCTCCGGACCGATGCGGGCTGGGAGCGGTTGGAAACCGCTATTCGTCGGATCTATTCAAGCCTGAACATCGCTCTCGAACGCGAAACGGCAAAAAAGGCCGAGATGAAATAA